The Oncorhynchus mykiss isolate Arlee chromosome 17, USDA_OmykA_1.1, whole genome shotgun sequence genomic interval cctggagatctactgttctgtgggttttcagcccaaccctcttcctggagatctactgtcctgtgggttttcagcccaaccttcttcctggagatctactgtcctgtaggttcagcccaaccctcttcctggagatctactgtcctgtaggttcagtccaaccctcttcctggagatctactgtcctgtgggttttcagcccaaccttcttcctggagatctactgtcctgtaggttcagcccaaccctcttcctggagatctactgtcctgtaggttttcagtccaaccctcttcctggagatctgcTGTCCTGTAGGTTCAACTCTCGTCCTGTAGGTTCAGCCCaatcctcttcctggagatctactgtcctgtagattCAGCCCaatcctcttcctggagatctactgtcctgtaggttcagtccaaccctcttcctggagatctactgtcctgtgttATTAAAGCCACCAAGTATTTTTAACACCAGAACCACATGGGCCCCTCCTTGAAGTTAATGGGCAGTCattctgttagtgagcatttatcctttgccaagataatccatccacaggtgtggcatatcaagaagctgattaaacagcatgatcaatcCATTTTATTGGTGGAGGGCCCTCTTGGTGATGGTCTACCACAGCTTCAGATGATAAGGTGTTGTTCAGTCAGACAGTTCAGAAAGGCTGGGCAGTAGTTTAAAAGGAGGGGGCAGCGACGTCACAGAGGGGGCAGCGACGTCACAGAGGGGGCAGCGACGTCACAGAGGGGGCAGCGACGTCACAGAGGGGGCAGCGACGTCACAGAGGGGGCAGCGACGTCACAGAGGGGGCAGCGACGTCACAGAGGGAGCAGCGACGTCACAGAGGGGGCAGCGACGTCACAGAGGGGGCAGCGACGTCACAGAGGGGGCAGCGACGTCACAGAGGGGGCAGCGACGTCACAGAGGGAGCAGCGATGTCACAGAGGGGGCAGCATCAGTCAGTTACTCAGACCGGAGCTCTTCACCAGGCTCCTCCTCTAAAATGGAGACAGTTTTATCATGTAGAAGTTTTATTCGGGTCTCTATTAAGTATTTAACTAAATAATCTgtttgtctttggcaggagagggACCAGACTCCCACTCTGACAGCGGGAAGAGTCCTTCAGGGGAACCAGACCCAGTGACACCCAAACCAGCGAGACGACACCACTGCTCCTACTGTGGAAAAAGTTTTACCCGATTACTACacctgaaatcacatgagagaatacatacaggagaAAAGCCCAACCACTGTTCCCAGTGTGAAAAGAGTTTTAGGTGGTTAACGACTTTGAAACtccatgagaggacacacacacacgaaaagcTCTACCGCTGCTCCCTGTGTGAAATGAGTTTTACCAAGTTAGAGGCCCTGAATGTGCATGACAGGACACACATAGGAGGGGATAAGCCCTACCGCTGCTCCCTGTGTGGACAGAGATTTAACCGGTTAAGGCATCTGAATAAGCATGAAAGAatacatacacaggaggagaagacataccactgctctcattgtggaaagacattttcccagtcagaggacctgaaaacacatgagagaatagagaggctGTGTTCTGACTTGTGTTTTTGACCTGAGAATTTTTTTTTCTGCCAAATGAAATCATTATTGAAATAGACCTACTTTTTTTGTCTTAGTTTTCATCTGGAGACtgacatgactctcctgtgaggatCCAACGATGTCTAACATACTCTGTTAcacagaatcatggctctctctctctccagatattcTGTTGCCATGACTCCTGCGAGGATCcgaggatcaggttacagtggatcAGCGTccaatagagggatggagggatatggggGTTTTATGACACCTCACCATCGATTGTAAATTGTAGGCAGCAGACTATTCCTTCTGGGGTCTAATTTGGGCGACTGGAATGTCTCTTTGTTACCGAGAGATTCTTAGACGACCCCAAAAAAAACTTCAACATCAAACAATGGACACTGGGACAATGTATTCCAACATCCGAATGTTGGGAACGATGAGAGGTGGAATATGGAAAATGTAatgtctattttgtgatgtcattaaaatggTTATAAATAGGTTTTAATGAAAGCATTAACTCCAAGAGCGTTCCCACTGTGTTTCCCACcacgtcgcccgggttagggagggcttggtcggtaggggtgtccttgagAGCTTTCCCACTGTGTTTCCCACcacgtcgcccgggttagggagggcttggtcggtaggggagAGAGCTTTCCCACTGTGTTTCCCACcacgtcgcccgggttagggagggcttggtcggtaggggtgtccttgagAGCTTTCCCACTGTGTTTCCCACcacgtcgcccgggttagggagggcttggtcggtaggggagAGAGCTTTCCCACTGTGTTTCCCACCACGTCGCCCgtgttagggagggcttggtcggtaggggtgtccttgagAGCTTTCCCACTGTGTTTCCCACcacgtcgcccgggttagggagggcttggtcggtgtCCTTGAGAGCTTTCCCACTGTGTATATCAGGTTTACATTCTTTACGTTGTGTAGAAAAATATCAAGGATAAagagaatgttttttttgtgaTGATAGGATTGTGATTTTAGTACTCTAACGAGATA includes:
- the LOC118940198 gene encoding zinc finger protein 558-like translates to MRFSLSGDLKRHEKKHTGEKPFQCSQCGKSFTCLGNLNRHEKIHSGEKPFQCSQCEKSFAWLRSLKKHQRIHAGEKPFQYQGTSQPFDTRCSGEGPDSHSDSGKSPSGEPDPVTPKPARRHHCSYCGKSFTRLLHLKSHERIHTGEKPNHCSQCEKSFRWLTTLKLHERTHTHEKLYRCSLCEMSFTKLEALNVHDRTHIGGDKPYRCSLCGQRFNRLRHLNKHERIHTQEEKTYHCSHCGKTFSQSEDLKTHERIERLCSDLCF